In Actinomadura citrea, a single window of DNA contains:
- a CDS encoding winged helix-turn-helix transcriptional regulator, protein MNQRRNYGQYCGLAGALDIVGERWTLLIIRELLTGPCRYNELLANLPGLGTNLLADRLKFLTEVGIIRQRPREGSKVRVYELTEQGEGLREAVLVLARWGLGVLTEPKAEYIVRPRWAVLAVEAMAAPTVEGPDEQYEFRIDDDVFHITVHEGKVSVAHGKATVEPALVVHTDAVTFVDIGAGRLDPLEATLTRRIVMEGDEDAIIRCSRLLGLVA, encoded by the coding sequence GTGAATCAGCGTCGGAACTACGGACAGTACTGCGGCCTCGCCGGCGCGCTGGACATCGTCGGTGAGCGCTGGACGCTGCTCATCATCCGGGAACTGCTCACCGGACCCTGCCGCTACAACGAGCTTCTGGCCAACCTGCCCGGTCTGGGGACCAACCTGCTGGCGGACCGGTTGAAGTTCCTCACCGAGGTCGGAATCATTCGACAGCGGCCCCGCGAAGGTTCGAAAGTCCGGGTGTACGAACTCACGGAGCAGGGCGAGGGCCTGCGCGAGGCGGTGCTCGTGCTCGCGCGCTGGGGGCTCGGCGTGCTCACGGAGCCCAAGGCCGAGTACATCGTGCGACCCAGGTGGGCGGTGCTCGCGGTGGAGGCGATGGCGGCCCCGACCGTGGAAGGCCCCGACGAGCAGTACGAGTTCCGCATCGACGACGACGTGTTCCACATCACGGTCCACGAGGGCAAGGTGTCGGTCGCCCATGGGAAGGCGACCGTCGAACCGGCGCTCGTCGTCCACACGGACGCGGTGACCTTCGTCGACATCGGTGCCGGGCGCCTGGACCCGCTGGAGGCGACGCTCACGAGGCGCATCGTCATGGAGGGCGACGAGGACGCGATCATCCGCTGCTCGCGCCTGCTCGGCCTGGTGGCCTGA
- a CDS encoding ABC1 kinase family protein, producing MVDRASARSLAARTVRIGACGGAAAVRMAAIAATSSEGTRGTRLAAELARLMERLGGAFVKTGQILGTRVDLVGETLATALGRLHDDVEPMTPEEALRTMRAGLGLTPPEFVRAVGGPSVAGGSIACVYRAERGGRVLAVKVRRPGAGAAIAADMAVLRAAAGAAARLPAFRRVPFMEIVDQVGDCLMAQLDFGAEAANLRRLHDDLAGIPGVVVPRPVPELSGDGVIAMEFIEGLDRGVIEDLPARVREAQITSLVHAVYRMLFIEGFLHLDLHQGNTYFKPDGTVVLLDAGLVFRMSPRARERFTGFFAGMIRGDGEVCADILLSTVRRTDPETDIAAFRAEISDLVLRNVGMVARDFDLPAFCLDLFDLQRKYRLYAEPEFIFPMLCLLTLQGVVKRHHPMMDFQLEAAPFVMHGLLVTSGATG from the coding sequence ATGGTGGATCGTGCCAGTGCCCGCTCTCTGGCGGCGCGGACGGTCCGGATAGGCGCGTGCGGCGGAGCGGCCGCGGTCCGCATGGCGGCCATCGCCGCGACCTCGTCCGAGGGCACTCGCGGAACGCGGCTGGCCGCCGAGCTCGCGCGTCTCATGGAACGGCTGGGCGGGGCGTTCGTGAAAACCGGGCAGATTCTCGGAACCCGCGTGGACCTCGTGGGGGAGACGCTCGCGACCGCGCTCGGCAGGCTGCATGACGACGTGGAGCCGATGACCCCCGAGGAGGCGCTGCGGACCATGCGCGCCGGGCTCGGCCTGACGCCACCCGAGTTCGTGCGGGCGGTCGGGGGGCCGTCGGTGGCCGGCGGCTCGATCGCCTGCGTGTACCGCGCGGAGCGCGGGGGCCGGGTGCTCGCGGTGAAGGTGCGCCGCCCCGGCGCGGGTGCCGCGATCGCGGCGGACATGGCCGTGCTGCGGGCCGCCGCCGGTGCCGCCGCACGGCTCCCGGCTTTCCGGCGGGTGCCGTTCATGGAGATCGTCGACCAGGTCGGCGACTGCCTCATGGCCCAGCTCGACTTCGGCGCGGAGGCGGCGAACCTGCGGCGGCTGCACGACGATCTCGCCGGGATACCGGGCGTCGTCGTCCCGAGGCCCGTCCCCGAACTGAGCGGGGACGGGGTCATCGCGATGGAGTTCATCGAGGGTCTCGATCGCGGCGTGATCGAGGACCTCCCCGCGCGGGTCCGCGAGGCGCAGATCACCTCGCTGGTGCACGCCGTCTACCGGATGCTGTTCATCGAGGGTTTCCTCCACCTCGACCTGCACCAGGGGAACACCTATTTCAAGCCCGACGGCACCGTCGTGCTCCTGGACGCCGGTCTGGTCTTCCGAATGAGCCCCAGGGCGCGGGAGAGGTTCACCGGCTTCTTCGCCGGCATGATCCGAGGAGACGGGGAGGTGTGCGCCGACATTCTGCTGTCAACGGTGCGGCGCACGGACCCGGAAACGGATATTGCGGCCTTTCGCGCTGAGATATCCGACCTTGTCCTGCGAAATGTCGGTATGGTGGCCCGAGACTTCGATCTCCCCGCGTTCTGCCTGGATCTCTTCGATCTGCAGCGGAAATATCGCCTCTACGCCGAGCCGGAGTTCATATTCCCCATGCTCTGCCTGCTCACGTTGCAGGGTGTGGTCAAGCGCCATCACCCGATGATGGACTTCCAGTTGGAGGCCGCGCCTTTCGTGATGCACGGCCTTCTCGTCACGAGCGGCGCGACCGGCTGA
- a CDS encoding transposase, with protein MPDELWEIVGPLIPEFAPRRQGGGTAPVNDRMVFTAIVYVLTSGCAWRHLPAEFGVSVPTAHRRFTAWTRAGLWPRLHRAALEEPGARGQLDWASAIVEAAAARAKRAAN; from the coding sequence GTGCCGGATGAGCTGTGGGAGATCGTCGGCCCTCTGATCCCGGAGTTCGCGCCGCGGCGGCAGGGCGGTGGGACGGCGCCGGTGAACGATCGGATGGTGTTCACCGCGATCGTGTACGTGCTGACCAGCGGGTGCGCCTGGCGGCATCTGCCGGCCGAGTTCGGCGTGAGCGTGCCCACCGCCCACCGGCGCTTCACCGCGTGGACCAGGGCGGGGCTGTGGCCGCGCCTGCACCGCGCCGCGCTGGAGGAGCCAGGGGCGCGCGGGCAGCTCGACTGGGCGTCGGCGATCGTGGAGGCCGCCGCCGCCCGTGCGAAACGGGCGGCGAACTGA
- a CDS encoding LmbU family transcriptional regulator, producing MVLDQSARPRRSGLELPPRLPFETWQRIGRQISLISDCSRWWLGDWLIYGERHYPNRYRMAIEATSLDYQTLKNYAWIARRIPRSRRRDQLSLQHHAEVAALPPSDQEHWLQQAAELGWTRRELRKRLREIRNGDDSKKPDEATVRIDVIAERQLRWQEAAEAMELSLAEWIVVILDQAAGQVGGAVGSNDEEA from the coding sequence ATGGTGCTCGACCAATCGGCGAGGCCGCGGCGAAGCGGTTTGGAGTTGCCCCCCCGACTTCCCTTCGAGACGTGGCAGCGAATCGGACGCCAGATATCCCTTATCTCGGACTGCTCGCGCTGGTGGCTCGGCGACTGGCTCATCTACGGAGAGCGGCATTACCCGAACCGGTATCGGATGGCCATAGAGGCCACGTCGCTCGACTACCAGACACTCAAGAACTACGCTTGGATCGCGCGCCGCATCCCGAGGTCCCGCCGGCGGGACCAGCTCAGTCTCCAGCACCACGCGGAGGTGGCCGCGCTCCCGCCATCCGACCAGGAGCACTGGCTGCAGCAGGCGGCAGAACTCGGATGGACGAGACGAGAGCTCAGAAAGCGCCTGCGAGAAATCCGCAACGGTGACGACAGCAAGAAGCCGGATGAGGCCACTGTCCGCATCGACGTGATCGCTGAGCGCCAACTCCGCTGGCAGGAGGCCGCCGAAGCGATGGAGCTCAGCCTGGCGGAATGGATCGTGGTCATTCTCGACCAGGCCGCGGGCCAGGTCGGCGGAGCCGTTGGAAGCAACGACGAAGAGGCGTGA
- a CDS encoding DUF1702 family protein, translating to MAAVGNLLTPPLRGFLEIDPKTLDVERLGFPPGDPQARARLADVVQSFATGFNTSLGADPASLDFQALPHDLRGFAFEGAAMGVALADLGTFSGGRRVRALAEGPGARYIHLIHVGVGWAYARTHVHPWTGIRFGRPLLRWLVWDGWGFHQAFFKSRRVLVRHWVERPARGNMRTIRDQGVGRALWFYAGGDPVEVAETIGAFPAARRSDVWAGIGLAAAYTGALTPERLGELLDRAAGFEEHIAQGAAFAAKAHVESQEVPERSAAAIETLAGAAPAVAAAWTDEAAVTAERCGSGPEGYEVWRARVRQAWRKHNEG from the coding sequence ATGGCCGCTGTAGGGAATCTGCTGACGCCGCCGTTGCGCGGCTTCCTCGAAATCGATCCCAAGACCCTCGACGTCGAGCGCCTGGGTTTTCCGCCGGGTGATCCGCAGGCTCGTGCCCGGCTGGCGGACGTGGTGCAGAGCTTCGCCACCGGATTCAACACCTCCCTCGGTGCGGATCCGGCGAGCCTGGATTTCCAGGCGCTGCCGCACGATCTACGTGGATTCGCCTTCGAAGGCGCGGCCATGGGCGTCGCCCTGGCGGACCTGGGCACGTTTTCGGGCGGCCGCAGAGTACGCGCGCTGGCCGAAGGGCCCGGCGCACGGTACATCCACCTGATTCATGTCGGGGTCGGTTGGGCGTACGCGCGCACGCATGTGCATCCGTGGACGGGCATTCGCTTTGGGCGACCACTGCTGCGTTGGCTTGTGTGGGACGGCTGGGGGTTCCATCAGGCTTTCTTCAAGTCCAGACGGGTGTTGGTCCGGCACTGGGTCGAGCGGCCGGCGCGGGGAAATATGCGGACAATCCGGGACCAGGGTGTCGGCCGGGCGCTGTGGTTTTACGCCGGCGGCGATCCGGTCGAGGTGGCCGAGACGATCGGGGCCTTTCCGGCCGCCCGTCGGTCCGACGTCTGGGCGGGCATCGGCCTGGCCGCCGCGTACACCGGCGCCCTCACCCCGGAGCGGCTGGGTGAGCTGCTGGACCGGGCCGCGGGCTTCGAGGAGCACATCGCCCAGGGCGCCGCGTTCGCGGCGAAGGCGCACGTGGAGTCGCAGGAGGTGCCGGAGCGGTCGGCGGCCGCGATCGAGACGCTGGCCGGAGCCGCCCCCGCGGTCGCCGCGGCGTGGACGGACGAGGCGGCGGTGACCGCCGAGCGCTGCGGCAGCGGTCCGGAGGGCTACGAGGTGTGGCGCGCGAGGGTGCGTCAGGCGTGGCGGAAGCACAACGAGGGGTGA
- a CDS encoding FG-GAP repeat domain-containing protein, producing the protein MTRRIRVWLAPICAALLIVAGWYNARLPSVAQAENERLASRFAFQQQPLNGTASPRDIRTVAPAYKGIDHWISSVGAAVALADIDGSGRADEVCLVDPRDDSVMLRPVPGTGSRLPATSLAPHGLPYDRTMAPMGCVPGDFNEDGRMDVLVYYWGRSPVLFLRTPAALGKNEAFAPQELMRPYQVWNTNAVSLADLDGDGHTDIVVGNYFPDRARVLDPTARQSELQMQGSMSAGINGGVNRVLRFRSAEGGSRPSAVYGEERRLFSEEVAKGWTLAIGAQDLNGDGLPELYFANDFGPDRLLANESRPGKLKLRLLKGVRHLTTPKSMQLGRDSFKGMGVGFTDINVDGVPDIVVSNITQEYGLLESNFAWVSTRKKVVGTDGRAYYDDHSERLGLSRSGWGWDIKAGDFAGEGRDQIVQATGFVEGKDNRWAQLQELAMSNDEVLAHPRLWPNVQKKDDISGDNPNRFFVRGSDGRYHDVAGRLGVADRQASRGIALADVDHDGRLDFAVANQWGQSHFYRNVRSAQRPYLGLRLLSPPGCGTRQGGSAATPPAGSAGVPAIGAQVVLDSGAKGQRTGQVYPANGHAGVSSPELLFALDGTAAPVPVTITWRDSCGTRHTGKVQATPGWHSMLLGPDGSIREMAS; encoded by the coding sequence ATGACCAGAAGGATTCGGGTGTGGCTGGCCCCGATCTGCGCGGCGCTGCTCATCGTGGCGGGCTGGTACAACGCCCGGCTTCCATCGGTGGCGCAGGCGGAGAACGAACGCCTTGCGAGCCGGTTCGCGTTCCAGCAGCAGCCGCTGAACGGCACGGCCTCGCCCCGCGACATACGCACGGTCGCCCCGGCCTACAAGGGGATCGACCACTGGATCTCGTCGGTCGGCGCCGCGGTGGCGCTCGCCGACATCGACGGCAGCGGCCGTGCGGACGAGGTCTGCCTGGTCGATCCGCGCGACGACAGCGTCATGCTGCGCCCCGTACCGGGCACCGGGTCACGTCTCCCGGCGACGAGCCTGGCTCCGCACGGCCTGCCCTACGACAGGACGATGGCGCCGATGGGGTGCGTGCCCGGCGACTTCAACGAGGACGGCCGCATGGACGTCCTCGTCTACTACTGGGGCCGATCGCCGGTGCTGTTCCTGCGCACTCCGGCGGCGCTGGGCAAGAACGAGGCCTTCGCCCCACAGGAACTGATGCGCCCATACCAGGTGTGGAACACCAACGCGGTGTCGCTTGCCGATCTGGACGGTGACGGCCACACCGACATCGTGGTCGGGAACTACTTCCCGGACCGCGCGCGGGTCCTCGATCCGACCGCGCGCCAGAGCGAGCTGCAGATGCAGGGCTCGATGTCCGCGGGAATCAACGGCGGCGTCAACCGGGTCCTGCGGTTCCGGTCCGCGGAGGGCGGCTCCCGTCCCTCGGCGGTCTACGGCGAGGAGCGCCGGCTCTTCTCCGAGGAGGTCGCCAAGGGCTGGACACTGGCGATCGGGGCGCAGGACCTCAACGGCGACGGCCTGCCGGAGCTCTACTTCGCCAACGATTTCGGCCCCGACCGACTGCTCGCCAACGAGTCCAGGCCAGGGAAGCTCAAGCTCCGCCTTCTCAAGGGCGTGCGCCACCTCACCACGCCGAAGTCGATGCAGCTGGGCAGGGACTCCTTCAAGGGCATGGGCGTGGGGTTCACCGACATCAACGTCGACGGCGTGCCCGACATCGTGGTCAGCAACATCACCCAGGAGTACGGGCTCCTGGAGAGCAACTTCGCCTGGGTGAGCACCCGCAAGAAGGTCGTGGGGACAGACGGGCGCGCGTACTACGACGACCACAGCGAGCGGCTGGGGCTGTCCCGGTCGGGCTGGGGCTGGGACATCAAGGCCGGCGACTTCGCGGGCGAGGGGCGCGACCAGATCGTCCAGGCCACCGGATTCGTCGAGGGGAAGGACAACCGCTGGGCCCAGCTGCAGGAGCTGGCGATGTCCAACGACGAGGTCCTGGCGCACCCGCGCCTGTGGCCGAATGTGCAGAAGAAGGACGACATTTCCGGCGACAATCCCAACAGGTTCTTCGTACGCGGCTCGGACGGCCGGTACCACGATGTCGCCGGCCGGCTCGGCGTCGCGGACCGCCAGGCGTCGCGGGGCATCGCGCTCGCCGACGTGGACCACGACGGGCGGCTCGACTTCGCCGTCGCGAACCAGTGGGGTCAATCGCACTTCTACCGCAACGTCCGCAGTGCGCAGCGGCCCTATCTCGGGCTGAGGCTCCTCAGCCCGCCGGGATGCGGGACGCGGCAGGGCGGTTCCGCCGCGACGCCACCGGCCGGCTCCGCCGGAGTACCGGCGATCGGCGCGCAGGTCGTCCTGGACTCCGGAGCCAAGGGCCAGCGGACGGGCCAGGTCTATCCGGCCAACGGCCATGCCGGCGTGTCCTCGCCGGAACTGCTGTTCGCGCTGGACGGGACCGCGGCGCCGGTCCCCGTCACGATCACCTGGCGCGACTCCTGCGGCACCCGGCACACCGGCAAGGTCCAGGCGACTCCGGGCTGGCACAGCATGCTGCTCGGGCCCGACGGTTCGATCAGGGAGATGGCCTCGTGA
- a CDS encoding enediyne biosynthesis protein UnbU, with protein sequence MNSANVESTTNPASAAPSGPAKDPRIIALRRFAISITVFNILGHTVLGFEPSWATPLAAMAVAYVMELGLETLDAWATRRPVKYAGGPVAFMNFLMPAHITALACAMLLYANARLGPVIFAVIVAVASKYLIRVRIKGRPRHVLNPSNFGIAVVLVLFPWVGIAPPYQFTEWVGGPLDVAIPALILAAGTMLNAKLTRKMPLILGWIGVFALQALIRTPIEGTATLSALLAMTGVAFVLFTNYMITDPGTTPVRPRNQFFFGASTALVYAFLVHIHVVYGLFFALVIVCVLRGAALAIMGARQRATAQPAPLTEPKTAPRPAPARGGVLATGEEAK encoded by the coding sequence GTGAACTCGGCGAACGTGGAATCCACGACCAACCCGGCGTCCGCCGCCCCGAGCGGACCCGCCAAGGATCCGCGGATCATCGCGCTGCGCCGGTTCGCGATATCGATCACGGTCTTCAACATCCTCGGGCACACGGTCCTCGGGTTCGAGCCGTCGTGGGCGACCCCGCTCGCCGCGATGGCCGTGGCGTACGTGATGGAGCTGGGGCTGGAGACCCTGGACGCCTGGGCGACGCGACGGCCGGTGAAGTACGCGGGCGGGCCGGTCGCCTTCATGAACTTCCTGATGCCCGCCCACATCACCGCGCTGGCCTGCGCGATGCTCCTCTACGCCAACGCGCGGCTGGGCCCGGTCATCTTCGCGGTCATCGTGGCCGTCGCCTCGAAGTATCTGATCAGGGTCCGGATCAAGGGACGGCCGCGGCACGTGCTGAACCCCTCCAACTTCGGCATCGCGGTCGTCCTGGTGCTGTTCCCCTGGGTCGGGATCGCGCCTCCGTACCAGTTCACCGAGTGGGTCGGCGGACCGCTCGACGTGGCGATCCCGGCGCTCATCCTCGCGGCCGGGACGATGCTGAACGCCAAGCTCACCAGGAAGATGCCCCTGATCCTCGGCTGGATCGGCGTGTTCGCGCTCCAGGCGCTGATCCGGACGCCCATCGAGGGCACGGCGACGCTCAGCGCGCTGCTGGCGATGACCGGCGTGGCGTTCGTCCTGTTCACCAACTACATGATCACTGACCCGGGGACGACACCGGTGCGGCCGCGCAACCAGTTCTTCTTCGGCGCGTCGACCGCCCTCGTGTACGCGTTCCTGGTCCACATCCACGTGGTCTACGGCCTGTTCTTCGCGCTCGTCATCGTGTGCGTGCTGCGCGGCGCCGCCCTGGCGATCATGGGGGCGCGGCAGCGCGCCACCGCGCAGCCGGCGCCGCTGACCGAGCCCAAGACCGCGCCGCGGCCGGCGCCCGCCCGCGGAGGCGTGCTGGCGACCGGCGAGGAGGCGAAGTGA